A portion of the Pseudoalteromonas galatheae genome contains these proteins:
- a CDS encoding D-glutamate cyclase family protein yields the protein MDPSASLSAPHAIRKMIKDGDYTGPTKGFVPGFTQCNVIILPQSEAYSFFRFCESNQSVCKLIIPPSEPGNFNFDTLGKDIDIRYHLPKYQILKHGQLAQECHNIEEHWRDDLVTFAFASYLSFDNLLAQYGINPPSANPTTPLPLYISNLPCNSVDKYEANQILAMRPLTKQNLISAIQAATLSRLPYALPLHFGEPSEVGIKDLSKPNFGEPLTCKEGQLPVFWGSSLTAQLAIAKAAPEFCIMNSPHHLLVTDKQDLELAVTK from the coding sequence ATGGATCCCAGTGCTTCTTTAAGTGCACCACATGCAATAAGAAAAATGATCAAGGATGGTGATTATACGGGCCCTACTAAAGGGTTCGTGCCTGGGTTCACACAATGTAATGTGATTATTTTGCCACAAAGCGAAGCATATTCATTCTTCCGTTTTTGTGAGAGTAATCAATCCGTTTGCAAGCTGATTATTCCGCCCAGCGAGCCGGGTAATTTCAACTTTGACACTTTGGGGAAAGATATAGACATACGCTACCACCTCCCCAAGTATCAGATTTTAAAACATGGCCAGCTCGCCCAAGAATGCCATAACATAGAAGAGCACTGGCGCGACGATTTAGTTACCTTTGCTTTTGCCAGTTATCTTTCTTTTGATAACTTGCTCGCGCAGTATGGAATAAATCCACCATCGGCGAACCCAACCACACCTTTACCACTCTACATCAGCAACTTGCCTTGCAACTCAGTAGATAAATACGAGGCAAATCAAATACTGGCGATGCGCCCATTAACAAAGCAAAATCTTATTAGTGCCATTCAAGCGGCAACACTAAGCCGACTTCCCTATGCGTTGCCACTTCATTTTGGTGAGCCTAGTGAGGTTGGGATCAAAGATCTTAGCAAACCTAATTTTGGCGAGCCATTGACTTGTAAAGAGGGACAGCTTCCGGTTTTTTGGGGCTCCAGCCTGACAGCTCAGTTAGCCATAGCAAAAGCGGCACCTGAGTTCTGTATTATGAATAGTCCACACCATTTATTGGTGACAGATAAACAAGATTTAGAGCTTGCAGTAACGAAGTAG
- a CDS encoding glycoside hydrolase family 3 protein, with translation MSFITSAHATAAQVPLTTSQMLGQKLMLDFRYYCGESKKPSGDCRAAMTTLPPELSELISKYDIGGAILFAENVQNTAQIVSLTNALQSAAQQSKSQLPLFIAIDQEGGRVARINREQATSFTGNMSIGATYPKQGDTYATKVASAIGKELNSLGINVNFAPTVDVNSNPNNPVINVRSFSENPKVVAELGLAQVKAFEAAGVLSALKHFPGHGDTHVDSHTGLPRVDHDRDKINQQDLLPFAEIIKTSPPGMVMTAHIQYPALDSSKVVNSQGESMIRPATMSYQIMTQLLRHELGYQGVTVTDALDMAGISDFFNPVDATIETFNAGVDIALMPIAIRNRADIKRFEQYMAELTAALDTNKLNQEQLNSSMARIAKLKTKLPQSSASLAIANSTLGNPSHRRLEAELALAAITEVKNDGVLPLRDNAQVVHLIMPDRQKCFALEQALQTYSKNSLTLSCTSLQAYDPDIAHDAIKQADVIIAAHASPPQSAVEIGGMDDVKKLREHGVARNVQPEALKALLQYGQKLGKKQLFISLRAPYEISTFGPLSNAVLASYAYNVDVNRDKKVTGPAYTALAKVILGIAKAEGSLPVTVNH, from the coding sequence ATGAGTTTCATCACTTCAGCTCACGCAACAGCAGCACAAGTGCCACTGACCACTTCGCAAATGCTTGGACAAAAGCTTATGCTCGATTTTCGCTATTACTGCGGTGAAAGCAAAAAGCCAAGTGGAGATTGTAGAGCAGCGATGACAACTTTACCGCCTGAACTGTCCGAGTTGATCAGTAAATACGACATCGGCGGCGCTATTTTGTTTGCCGAAAATGTGCAAAACACAGCGCAAATAGTCAGTCTAACCAATGCGTTACAAAGTGCAGCACAACAAAGTAAAAGTCAACTTCCTTTATTTATTGCCATCGACCAAGAAGGTGGCCGTGTTGCCCGAATTAATCGTGAACAAGCAACGTCGTTTACCGGCAATATGAGTATTGGAGCAACCTATCCAAAACAGGGCGATACTTACGCAACCAAAGTGGCAAGCGCAATTGGAAAGGAGCTAAATAGCTTAGGGATCAACGTAAACTTCGCCCCAACGGTAGATGTGAACAGCAACCCGAACAATCCGGTGATCAATGTGCGTTCATTCTCGGAAAATCCGAAAGTGGTCGCCGAATTAGGTCTAGCTCAGGTAAAAGCATTTGAGGCCGCAGGTGTACTTTCTGCGCTAAAGCATTTTCCTGGCCACGGTGATACACATGTTGATAGCCACACGGGACTACCTCGTGTTGATCACGACCGCGACAAAATTAACCAGCAAGATTTATTGCCCTTTGCCGAGATAATCAAAACATCACCTCCTGGCATGGTAATGACCGCCCATATTCAATATCCGGCGCTCGACAGCAGTAAAGTTGTTAACTCTCAAGGTGAGAGCATGATAAGGCCCGCGACTATGTCTTATCAGATCATGACACAACTACTAAGACACGAATTGGGATACCAAGGCGTGACCGTCACCGATGCGCTAGATATGGCTGGGATCAGCGACTTTTTTAATCCAGTCGATGCAACCATTGAAACGTTTAACGCTGGCGTGGATATCGCGCTAATGCCTATTGCTATTCGCAATCGTGCAGACATCAAACGCTTTGAACAATATATGGCAGAGCTAACCGCAGCGCTTGATACCAATAAACTAAACCAAGAGCAACTTAACAGTTCTATGGCGCGTATCGCCAAGCTCAAGACAAAGCTGCCACAATCAAGCGCTTCTTTGGCCATTGCCAATTCAACACTGGGTAATCCAAGCCATCGTCGCTTAGAAGCAGAACTTGCACTAGCGGCTATTACTGAAGTAAAAAACGATGGTGTATTGCCGCTCAGAGATAACGCACAAGTTGTTCACCTTATCATGCCAGATAGGCAAAAATGTTTTGCACTTGAGCAAGCATTACAAACATACAGTAAAAACTCGCTCACACTTTCTTGTACAAGCCTACAAGCCTACGACCCAGACATTGCACATGATGCAATTAAACAGGCCGATGTGATAATCGCCGCACATGCATCGCCACCGCAAAGCGCGGTTGAAATTGGCGGCATGGACGATGTGAAAAAGTTACGAGAGCATGGTGTGGCGCGTAATGTGCAACCAGAGGCGCTGAAAGCATTACTGCAATACGGTCAAAAACTGGGTAAAAAGCAGCTATTTATCAGCCTAAGAGCACCATACGAAATTAGTACCTTTGGACCTCTTAGTAACGCAGTATTAGCAAGTTATGCTTATAATGTAGACGTAAATCGTGATAAAAAAGTAACTGGGCCTGCCTATACGGCGCTGGCCAAAGTGATTTTAGGAATAGCGAAAGCGGAAGGTTCACTGCCTGTTACAGTAAACCACTAA
- a CDS encoding VOC family protein encodes MNNHINYVELAAKDLVATQAFFERVFDWQFESYGPDYIAFANSGLDGGFFRADVSSKQAQGGVLVVLYSDELEAVQSKVEQAGGEISKTIFEFPGGRRFHFIEPSGNEFAVWSK; translated from the coding sequence ATGAACAACCATATAAACTATGTAGAATTAGCAGCAAAAGACTTAGTAGCAACACAAGCTTTCTTCGAGCGGGTGTTTGATTGGCAATTTGAATCTTACGGGCCTGATTATATTGCGTTTGCAAATTCAGGCCTGGACGGCGGCTTTTTCCGAGCCGATGTGTCTTCTAAACAAGCGCAAGGTGGAGTTCTCGTGGTGTTGTACAGCGACGAGTTGGAAGCCGTGCAAAGCAAAGTAGAGCAAGCGGGCGGAGAGATAAGCAAGACTATATTTGAATTTCCTGGCGGTCGTCGCTTTCACTTTATTGAGCCGAGCGGCAATGAGTTTGCGGTATGGTCTAAATAA
- a CDS encoding sensor domain-containing protein produces the protein MRRTFLVVGTLLSLTMLMADKLGLFLLSPVTFIIISTLAFLFVALLWWQAQDPIKINVDDGSTVPQMVLDSDGVILQANDQMQSILGVGSNVFGLKIEELITVNGSVNSEGKSVATSKFDALVTQSYGNCTVVHSGKVISPVTLPLKVADTVTGYLCYFNTSNRENRLAQALEEEKELLEVTLSSIGDGVICTDVNGVITYINPVTEAILAMLNEEVVGRRFDDVMSMYHEETKASINKFPELCLKQGHTICLPELTSITNHLGLTFAIQDSFSPIIAKDGSYLGTVMVFQDVTESRLMAKKMNHLAHHDALTGLPNRLLLHDRLVQACKRAKRMSHQFALVFIDVNKFKKINDSLGHDHGDLLLKEIASRLTQQIRGCDTVARMGGDEFVLLIDGIRDKKYVRKVVSKVLNSVNGQYCLRQVSLKVTVSAGVAIYPDDGDNTEALLKHADTAMYRAKKATQTEFQFYNARLDHESEQRLLQESRIIQGLENREFIPYFQPIVDAHTRKIKKLEVLVRWQQDQQILEPKDFFETACDGDLIVEIGQQLRAQAFHAMKRWFCEYDNLVVSFNLSLTELTNKTVIKNFMDQAVQHQLSPRQIEIEIKEVDLIELLDKAPEVMAELEQSGVRISIDHFGVGHTSMLYLQRLTFETIKIPPAFLATPQSVASQNDIAKLIVQMAKSLDVECVAVGVESALQAKSLNLNGCHLIQGNHLFAPATESEITPILSTHMSVDRRRLGQN, from the coding sequence ATGAGACGGACATTCTTAGTTGTTGGTACTTTACTCTCCTTAACCATGCTTATGGCCGATAAATTGGGCCTATTTTTGCTGTCACCCGTGACTTTTATCATCATCAGCACTTTAGCTTTTTTGTTTGTAGCACTGCTTTGGTGGCAAGCTCAAGATCCTATAAAAATCAACGTTGATGATGGTTCTACCGTGCCACAAATGGTGTTAGATAGTGATGGCGTTATCCTACAAGCTAATGACCAAATGCAATCCATACTGGGTGTTGGCAGCAACGTATTTGGATTAAAAATTGAGGAATTAATCACCGTGAACGGTAGTGTCAACAGTGAAGGGAAGAGCGTGGCAACGAGCAAGTTCGACGCGCTTGTTACACAAAGCTATGGCAACTGCACGGTTGTTCACAGTGGTAAAGTTATTAGCCCAGTTACTTTACCACTAAAAGTCGCTGATACCGTTACGGGATATCTCTGTTATTTTAATACTAGCAATAGAGAAAATCGTCTCGCTCAGGCATTGGAAGAAGAAAAAGAATTGCTTGAAGTGACGTTGAGCTCTATTGGTGATGGCGTGATCTGTACAGATGTAAATGGTGTTATCACTTATATTAATCCGGTCACAGAAGCCATTCTCGCGATGTTAAATGAAGAAGTGGTCGGGCGGCGATTTGATGACGTTATGTCTATGTATCATGAAGAGACCAAAGCTTCGATTAATAAATTCCCTGAACTTTGCCTAAAGCAAGGTCATACTATTTGTTTGCCTGAACTCACTTCAATTACCAATCACCTCGGTCTTACCTTTGCAATTCAAGACTCCTTTTCTCCTATTATTGCTAAAGATGGTAGCTACCTTGGCACTGTAATGGTTTTTCAAGACGTTACTGAGTCGAGATTAATGGCGAAAAAAATGAATCACCTTGCCCATCACGATGCATTAACCGGGTTACCCAATCGCTTATTGCTGCATGACCGTTTAGTGCAGGCTTGTAAACGAGCTAAACGCATGAGTCATCAATTTGCGTTGGTCTTTATTGACGTCAACAAGTTCAAAAAAATCAACGACTCACTGGGGCACGATCACGGCGACTTATTACTCAAAGAGATTGCAAGCCGACTAACTCAGCAAATTCGAGGGTGTGACACCGTTGCTAGAATGGGGGGCGATGAATTTGTGTTACTCATTGATGGTATCCGAGATAAAAAATATGTACGTAAGGTGGTGAGTAAGGTCTTGAACAGCGTTAACGGACAATATTGTTTACGGCAAGTTAGCCTTAAAGTCACGGTGAGTGCAGGCGTTGCAATTTACCCCGACGACGGTGACAACACTGAAGCTTTGTTAAAACATGCTGATACTGCAATGTATCGAGCTAAAAAAGCCACACAAACGGAGTTTCAGTTTTATAACGCGCGTTTAGACCATGAGTCAGAGCAGCGTTTGTTGCAAGAAAGTCGGATCATTCAGGGGTTAGAAAATAGAGAGTTTATTCCTTATTTCCAGCCTATTGTTGACGCACACACGCGTAAGATTAAGAAACTTGAAGTACTTGTAAGGTGGCAACAAGACCAACAAATATTGGAACCTAAAGACTTTTTTGAAACGGCATGTGATGGCGACCTGATAGTAGAAATTGGGCAGCAACTCAGAGCACAGGCTTTCCATGCAATGAAGAGATGGTTTTGTGAATACGATAACCTTGTGGTTAGTTTCAACCTTTCGCTTACTGAGCTTACCAATAAAACAGTAATAAAAAACTTTATGGATCAAGCTGTACAGCACCAGCTGTCACCTAGGCAAATTGAAATAGAAATCAAAGAAGTTGATCTGATAGAATTACTTGATAAAGCACCTGAGGTGATGGCAGAACTGGAGCAGTCAGGCGTGCGGATTTCAATTGATCATTTTGGTGTTGGGCATACCAGCATGTTGTACCTACAAAGGCTCACGTTTGAAACTATTAAAATTCCACCTGCTTTCCTTGCTACCCCTCAGTCAGTTGCCTCACAAAATGATATTGCAAAATTGATTGTACAGATGGCAAAGAGCTTGGACGTAGAATGTGTAGCGGTAGGTGTTGAAAGCGCGTTGCAAGCCAAGTCTCTTAACCTCAACGGTTGCCACCTTATCCAAGGCAACCACCTTTTTGCTCCCGCCACAGAGTCCGAGATAACCCCTATTCTCAGTACCCACATGAGCGTAGATAGGCGCAGATTAGGTCAAAACTAG
- a CDS encoding cupin domain-containing protein has translation MQNSLDKIVNDIKANWSGLNSSTTVAVRELLSELTQSPPHEPWLESIMRERLASKTLYQDPEYGFMLLVHAEEKGTYRPPHDHGAGWVFYAVQSGEMEMTTYKPVTTASGETHLVSRGTDTLKAGDCRVFLPGDIHDTRCLTDNFVQYRLTSCDFKEEKRSGRMIQYLRAV, from the coding sequence ATGCAAAATAGCTTAGATAAAATCGTCAATGATATAAAAGCCAACTGGAGCGGGCTAAATTCAAGCACCACAGTAGCAGTACGTGAGTTACTCAGTGAGCTTACTCAGTCTCCACCGCACGAGCCTTGGCTTGAGAGCATTATGCGTGAAAGGTTGGCATCAAAAACACTCTACCAAGACCCTGAATATGGTTTTATGCTGCTAGTTCATGCCGAAGAAAAGGGCACGTACCGCCCACCTCATGATCATGGCGCAGGTTGGGTATTTTATGCCGTGCAATCTGGCGAAATGGAAATGACAACTTACAAACCCGTTACTACAGCAAGCGGCGAAACCCATCTCGTATCCCGAGGAACAGACACGCTCAAAGCCGGCGATTGCCGAGTGTTTCTACCCGGCGATATCCACGACACCCGATGCTTAACAGATAACTTCGTTCAATATCGTTTAACCAGTTGTGACTTTAAAGAAGAGAAGCGTTCAGGTCGGATGATTCAGTATCTGAGAGCGGTGTAG
- a CDS encoding glycerophosphodiester phosphodiesterase family protein, protein MFIKIVKTFLVSLSCIITLGVFNAYVFVPDLQRHGEIVAYRGGGSAVNYEKLKKTGCTSLSINASRVNSVENTLEAVASSVAAGANVIHLNVHRTRDDQLVVFHDWTLDCATNGSGPVHKTSFEQLKSIDAGYGYTFDDGATFPFRGKGFRISKLEAFYERYPKHEFWLNLKNNDIRSFETLYEYLAGKKSNHIVITSSKGMEWFRNKDSSLRLASVGSVKSCGIDYLLVGWAGLIPESCRNTILFIPPSMTKFFWGYPERLASRLQSYGSDVYLWSRHESITQPYDDVVASGIGVITSDLKFIRATQANKRVNLGAR, encoded by the coding sequence ATGTTTATAAAAATAGTTAAGACATTTTTGGTTTCTCTGTCTTGCATAATTACTCTAGGAGTTTTTAATGCTTATGTGTTCGTTCCTGACCTACAGCGACATGGCGAGATCGTGGCCTATCGAGGAGGCGGAAGCGCAGTTAATTATGAAAAATTAAAAAAAACTGGCTGTACCTCCCTTTCAATAAACGCATCAAGGGTCAATTCAGTTGAGAATACACTAGAAGCTGTGGCTTCTTCCGTTGCAGCCGGAGCTAACGTAATTCATCTAAATGTTCACAGAACACGTGATGATCAACTGGTTGTTTTTCATGACTGGACGTTAGATTGTGCTACAAACGGGTCTGGGCCGGTACATAAAACATCGTTTGAGCAGTTGAAAAGTATTGATGCAGGATATGGATATACGTTTGATGATGGTGCGACTTTCCCATTTAGAGGAAAAGGTTTTAGGATTTCCAAGTTAGAGGCGTTTTACGAACGGTATCCAAAGCATGAGTTTTGGCTAAACCTAAAGAATAACGACATACGCTCATTCGAAACTCTATATGAGTATCTAGCTGGAAAAAAATCTAACCATATTGTAATTACCTCTTCAAAAGGTATGGAGTGGTTTCGAAACAAGGATTCGTCTTTACGGTTAGCAAGCGTTGGTAGTGTAAAGAGTTGCGGAATAGATTATCTTTTAGTTGGATGGGCGGGATTAATTCCTGAGTCCTGTAGGAACACCATTCTTTTTATACCTCCCTCGATGACAAAGTTTTTTTGGGGCTATCCTGAGCGCCTCGCATCAAGGTTACAGAGCTATGGCTCGGATGTTTATCTTTGGTCTCGACATGAATCGATCACCCAACCCTACGATGACGTTGTCGCATCGGGTATTGGAGTGATCACTAGTGATCTTAAATTTATTCGTGCAACACAAGCTAACAAACGCGTCAATCTGGGCGCTCGCTAG
- a CDS encoding cold-shock protein: MSNKILGSAKWFNELKGFGFITPENGSPDVFVHFKSIVSEGFKTLNEGQKVAFDVEQGAKGPNAANVTLV; the protein is encoded by the coding sequence ATGTCTAACAAGATTTTAGGTTCAGCAAAATGGTTTAATGAGTTAAAAGGTTTTGGCTTTATTACACCTGAAAATGGTAGTCCAGATGTTTTTGTTCACTTTAAATCAATTGTAAGCGAAGGTTTTAAAACACTGAATGAAGGTCAAAAAGTAGCTTTTGATGTTGAGCAAGGGGCTAAAGGTCCAAATGCTGCTAACGTTACTTTGGTATAA
- a CDS encoding GNAT family N-acetyltransferase, with the protein MSTSFETSRLVIAEVEDDFSSSARTSLLEQIPKILTPSVVQSLPPYFHDINSIQAAEIWIERMLSDSRLLQVRSETQELIGFLFVYVENEREAHIGYLIAEKYWGKGLATELLKGFIEAALLSESWVKLIGGVDSSNTASSNLLKKLGFEEQIGGDSNVLFFEYTLHRPPP; encoded by the coding sequence ATGTCAACTTCATTTGAGACTTCAAGATTAGTCATAGCAGAAGTTGAAGATGATTTCTCTTCTTCGGCTCGCACATCACTACTTGAGCAAATCCCTAAGATACTTACTCCTTCAGTAGTCCAGAGCCTTCCTCCTTATTTTCATGACATCAACTCTATCCAAGCAGCTGAAATCTGGATCGAGAGAATGTTATCGGATAGCCGTTTACTTCAAGTAAGGTCAGAAACTCAGGAGCTAATTGGGTTTTTATTCGTATATGTAGAAAATGAACGAGAAGCTCATATCGGATATTTAATAGCTGAAAAGTACTGGGGGAAAGGGCTCGCAACTGAATTACTTAAAGGCTTCATCGAAGCGGCCTTATTGTCAGAGTCTTGGGTGAAACTCATTGGGGGTGTGGATAGTTCAAATACAGCATCGTCTAATTTACTAAAAAAATTAGGCTTTGAAGAGCAAATAGGTGGCGACAGCAACGTCCTTTTCTTTGAATATACGCTCCACAGACCACCACCATAA
- a CDS encoding VOC family protein encodes MHSFASIFEIPATDLTRAVKFYSRIFAVSIETIDMPEMTMALFPYEGQSTIGVIVQGEGYTPSSTGVTLYLNAGEDLQQVLSKVEESGGKILTPKTPHADESGFFALFLDTEGNRLGLHSPK; translated from the coding sequence ATGCATAGCTTCGCATCAATTTTTGAAATTCCAGCAACCGACTTAACCCGCGCCGTAAAGTTCTACAGCCGCATTTTTGCGGTCTCCATTGAAACCATAGATATGCCTGAAATGACAATGGCACTCTTCCCGTATGAAGGGCAATCTACCATAGGTGTGATTGTTCAAGGCGAAGGTTACACTCCTTCCAGCACTGGCGTCACTCTGTATTTAAACGCGGGTGAAGACTTACAGCAAGTGCTATCAAAAGTAGAAGAAAGCGGTGGGAAAATACTGACCCCCAAAACCCCACATGCTGACGAAAGCGGTTTTTTCGCGTTATTTTTAGATACAGAAGGCAATCGCTTGGGTCTGCACTCACCAAAGTGA
- a CDS encoding response regulator transcription factor produces MDYKKFLPSENLSSFINCFWTLEVAADKSAVKQRIVPDGCIELAFILADDIKRYTSEHDYILQPRAMVLGQTVSPFYIQPTGDVRTFAASFFPYAFSHFISKPIKNLKNKETSIYELFKPDEATKLESDIIQAQNTRQRIEVLEAFLLHKLSDPQTIEHIVKTTVDIIFAQNGDISINAITKSNPNKRRQLERKFLDLVGISPKHLSKLVRLQSALTLLINREDNLTNIAYKSNYYDQSHFIKDFKALTGVNPRDFLNDESMALSLLFYK; encoded by the coding sequence ATGGATTACAAAAAATTTTTACCTAGTGAAAATTTATCCTCATTTATCAATTGCTTTTGGACACTGGAAGTTGCTGCGGATAAGAGTGCTGTAAAGCAACGCATTGTTCCTGATGGCTGTATTGAGTTGGCCTTTATATTGGCTGATGACATTAAGCGCTATACTTCGGAGCATGACTACATACTGCAACCTCGCGCCATGGTACTTGGACAAACGGTTTCGCCTTTTTATATTCAACCAACTGGAGATGTTCGCACCTTTGCAGCTAGCTTCTTTCCTTATGCCTTTTCCCACTTTATCTCGAAACCGATAAAAAACTTAAAAAATAAGGAAACTTCGATTTACGAATTATTTAAGCCCGATGAGGCCACAAAGCTAGAAAGCGATATCATTCAAGCACAAAACACACGCCAAAGGATTGAGGTTTTAGAGGCCTTCCTTCTTCATAAACTGAGCGACCCGCAGACAATTGAGCACATTGTAAAAACAACGGTAGATATTATCTTTGCACAAAATGGCGATATATCTATTAATGCAATCACCAAATCAAATCCCAACAAAAGACGCCAACTAGAGCGGAAGTTTTTAGACCTTGTCGGCATAAGTCCAAAACATTTAAGTAAACTTGTGCGCTTGCAAAGCGCGTTAACACTCCTCATAAATCGTGAAGACAACCTCACCAACATCGCGTACAAAAGCAATTACTATGATCAATCTCACTTTATTAAGGACTTTAAAGCGCTCACAGGGGTAAACCCGCGAGATTTTCTCAATGACGAAAGCATGGCGCTTTCACTACTTTTCTATAAATAA
- a CDS encoding LysR family transcriptional regulator, with protein MAKLDINLLVIFDAIMAEQSVTAAADRLALTQPSVSKALSRMRYVWKDPLFVRDGRGIKPTPRAEVLWREVRPAIQTLIEATSEQQFAPTRSERTFRIALTDGMTRILWLPLRQRIEQQAPKINLHAMPFRGNGESLLLDAKVDLVVDYYENQNRKIIRQHLFDNHFVCLMRPEHPLAQSALSLKLFSNSDHLMVSLSGDTSSVVCSALAKHHLQRRIAVTVNSFSAAIDLIKQTDLLCVLPYLVAHSEIATGSLVSQPLPLNVSPAPISMAYHIRTEADPGVHWLRQQIMEITAAIQSSSDQVP; from the coding sequence ATGGCTAAGCTTGATATCAACCTGCTAGTAATTTTTGACGCCATAATGGCTGAACAATCGGTTACAGCTGCAGCAGATAGACTAGCGTTGACCCAACCATCAGTGTCAAAAGCTCTTTCAAGGATGCGCTATGTCTGGAAAGACCCTCTGTTTGTTCGTGATGGTCGAGGGATCAAACCAACACCGAGAGCCGAAGTACTATGGCGAGAAGTCCGTCCGGCAATTCAGACTTTAATCGAAGCGACCTCCGAACAACAATTTGCTCCTACTAGAAGCGAACGCACATTTCGTATCGCATTGACTGACGGAATGACCCGTATACTCTGGCTGCCACTACGTCAACGGATTGAGCAGCAGGCACCGAAAATCAATCTGCACGCAATGCCGTTTCGTGGTAATGGGGAATCACTGTTGCTCGATGCTAAAGTTGACTTGGTGGTGGACTACTATGAAAACCAGAACCGCAAAATTATTCGCCAGCACCTATTTGATAATCATTTTGTTTGCCTGATGAGGCCGGAACACCCACTTGCTCAATCAGCCCTGTCTCTAAAGCTATTCTCGAACTCAGATCATCTGATGGTATCCCTATCCGGCGATACGAGCAGTGTGGTCTGCTCGGCATTAGCAAAACATCACCTACAGCGGCGTATTGCAGTGACAGTCAATAGCTTTTCTGCTGCAATTGATTTGATTAAGCAAACAGATCTACTCTGTGTGCTGCCCTATCTAGTAGCACACTCAGAGATCGCTACCGGAAGTTTGGTGAGCCAACCTCTACCGCTTAATGTATCGCCAGCCCCAATTAGTATGGCATATCATATTCGTACTGAGGCAGATCCAGGTGTACACTGGTTGCGTCAACAAATAATGGAAATTACGGCAGCGATACAATCATCATCCGACCAAGTGCCATAA
- a CDS encoding NADP-dependent oxidoreductase has translation MKAIVIEQYGQADQLNIIEISAPKPENGQLRVQVKAASVNPVDTMIRAGMLENFFSLPLVAGWDVAGVVLETVGDNQGFQVGDEIMAMIPIGQPGAYAEQVIVDSALVVKKPENISFEQAAGVPMVSLTAWQAIHDLGKVSSGQTVLVHGGSSAVGAFAIQYAKLAGAYVIATASAPNHAYLYELGVDQCIDYRNEQFEVIVRNIDLVFAAIGEEGLLERSLKVIKPKGKLVSTLNEIKHEVALSYGVEFHRVWVAPDRSKLAHIANLLSEGQIWVKIDSVFPFEEVVQAHQRSESKRAVGKIILTI, from the coding sequence ATGAAAGCCATCGTCATTGAGCAATACGGACAAGCAGATCAACTTAATATTATCGAAATCAGCGCTCCGAAACCTGAAAATGGTCAGCTACGAGTTCAAGTTAAAGCCGCCAGTGTGAACCCTGTCGATACAATGATCCGAGCAGGGATGCTGGAAAACTTTTTTTCTTTGCCTCTTGTTGCAGGTTGGGATGTTGCTGGTGTGGTTCTAGAAACTGTGGGTGATAATCAAGGTTTTCAAGTGGGTGATGAAATAATGGCGATGATCCCAATTGGCCAACCAGGTGCTTATGCCGAGCAGGTAATCGTTGATAGCGCGTTAGTTGTGAAAAAGCCTGAAAATATCAGTTTTGAACAAGCCGCGGGGGTGCCGATGGTATCTCTGACAGCGTGGCAGGCAATTCACGACCTAGGTAAAGTTTCTTCTGGACAAACTGTGTTGGTTCATGGAGGGTCCAGTGCTGTCGGTGCTTTTGCAATACAATATGCCAAGCTGGCCGGAGCTTACGTTATCGCCACTGCTTCAGCTCCTAATCATGCGTATCTATATGAATTAGGTGTAGATCAGTGTATTGATTATCGCAATGAGCAGTTTGAAGTAATCGTGCGCAATATCGATCTAGTGTTTGCTGCAATTGGAGAAGAAGGTTTATTGGAGCGTTCACTTAAGGTCATCAAACCTAAAGGTAAGCTAGTTTCTACGCTGAATGAAATTAAGCATGAGGTTGCTTTGTCTTATGGTGTTGAATTTCACCGAGTTTGGGTTGCCCCTGATCGCAGCAAGCTAGCGCATATTGCCAACTTACTTAGTGAGGGACAGATATGGGTAAAAATAGACTCTGTTTTTCCCTTTGAAGAAGTTGTGCAGGCTCATCAGCGAAGTGAATCTAAGCGTGCGGTGGGAAAAATTATTCTTACTATATAG